The genomic window AATAGCCTTCATCAACAAGGTGACTAACGAAATAACGAACATCTTGATGAACAAGTTCTTCTAGATGTTTAGTCGTATGTGTAGACAAATAGGTAAATAACTGTTCAATATCTTTCGAATAGTGAGTAACTGTCCATGCAGAACAATTTTTTTCTACTTCTAAATATCGAACAAACCAACTCAGCCATTGCGCTTCCTTGGACTCCACCACTTTGTCCTCCTTCTTAGAACTTATAAATTTTAACACATTTGCAGATCAAGAGGCAACAAAAGTCACATATCTTTCATAAAATTCTGAATTGACCCTAATGCTCGTTGAGCTAACGCTTCGTAACGTTCTTTTTTGTCTTTTATCCGAACATTCATCGGTGGAACAAGACCAAAGTTCGCATTCATCGGTTGAAAGTTGTCCGGGTTCGCTGTTGTAATGTACGCAGCCATACTACCAATCATCGTTTCCTCCGGGAAAGGAACTAGTTTTTCGCCAACACTTTGCTTGTACGCATTAATACCAGCCGTTAAACCTGCAGCAGCTGATTCTACATACCCTTCAACACCTGTAATTTGACCAGCGAAGAACAAATCGTCACGCATATGAGTTTGATAAGTCGGACGCAACAGCTTTGGCGAATTCAAAAATGTATTACGATGCATCACGCCATAGCGAACAATATCTGCATTTTCTAGACCTGGAATCATTCGAATGACTTCTTTTTGCGGTCCCCACTTCAAATGAGTTTGAAATCCAACCATATTATAAAGAGTACCAGATGTATTATCTTGTCTTAGTTGAACGACTGCATAAGGTCGCTTCCCTGTTTTCGGATCATCTAAACCTACTGGCTTTAATGGACCAAAGAGCATCGTTTTCCTTCCTCTTCCAGCCATTACTTCAATCGGCATACAACCTTCAAAGAAAATTTCTTTTTCGAACTCTTTTAACGGTACGGTTTCTGCCGCAATAAGCGCTTCATAAAATCGGTCAAACTCTTCTTCGGTCATTGGACAATTCAAGTAAGCAGCTTCACCTTTATCATAACGGCTTTTTAAATACACTTTGTCTCGGTCAATTGTTTCAGCATCGATAATAGGTGCAGCCGCATCATAGAAATAAAGTGATTCTTCCCCTGTTAGGGATTGTAGTTGCTCAGATAATGCTTTAGATGTTAAAGGGCCAGTTGCAATGATAGTTGGTCCATCTGGAATTGTTGTTAACTCTTCATTAACAACGGTTACATTTGGGTGCTCCTTGACATAGTTTGTTACTTTCGCTGCAAAATCATGACGATCAACAGCTAGCGCTCCACCAGCAGGAACAGCAGCTTCATCAGCAGCTTTAATAATAACTGAATCCAATTGACGCATTTCTTCTTTTAAAACACCGACGGCATTTGCAAGCGAATTCCCTCTTAACGAATTGCTACATACGAGCTCTGCGAATTTATCGGTATGATGCGCAGGCGTTTGCTTTACAGGTCTCATTTCGTACAACCTTACTTTACCGCCACGTTGAGCAATTTGCCACGCCGCTTCACTCCCTGCCAGACCAGCGCCAACTACGTGTATTTCTTTTCGCTCTGTCATGTTCATTCCCCTTTAATTCAATAACTAGTGAACGTTC from Shouchella hunanensis includes these protein-coding regions:
- the trmFO gene encoding FADH(2)-oxidizing methylenetetrahydrofolate--tRNA-(uracil(54)-C(5))-methyltransferase TrmFO, yielding MTERKEIHVVGAGLAGSEAAWQIAQRGGKVRLYEMRPVKQTPAHHTDKFAELVCSNSLRGNSLANAVGVLKEEMRQLDSVIIKAADEAAVPAGGALAVDRHDFAAKVTNYVKEHPNVTVVNEELTTIPDGPTIIATGPLTSKALSEQLQSLTGEESLYFYDAAAPIIDAETIDRDKVYLKSRYDKGEAAYLNCPMTEEEFDRFYEALIAAETVPLKEFEKEIFFEGCMPIEVMAGRGRKTMLFGPLKPVGLDDPKTGKRPYAVVQLRQDNTSGTLYNMVGFQTHLKWGPQKEVIRMIPGLENADIVRYGVMHRNTFLNSPKLLRPTYQTHMRDDLFFAGQITGVEGYVESAAAGLTAGINAYKQSVGEKLVPFPEETMIGSMAAYITTANPDNFQPMNANFGLVPPMNVRIKDKKERYEALAQRALGSIQNFMKDM